In the genome of Pseudomonas sp. P5_109, one region contains:
- a CDS encoding ABC transporter permease, giving the protein MYLFRLAMASLANRRFTAILTAFAIALSVCLLLAVERVRTEAKASFASTISGTDLIVGARSGSVNLLLYSVFRIGNATNNIRWDSFEHFANNPKVKWAIPMSLGDSHRGYRVMGTTEAYFEHYQYGRQQHLELADGRAFATDPFEVVLGAEVADALHYKLGEKLVLAHGVAAISLVKHDDKPFTVVGILKRTGTPVDRTLHISLGGMEAIHIDWHNGVPARGEGRITADQARNMDLTPQAITAFMLGLNNKISTFALQREINEFRGEPMLAILPGVALQELWSLMGTAEKALFVVSLFVVLTGLIGMLTAILTSLNERRREMAILRSVGARPWHIATLLVLEAFALALSGVIAGVALLYVCIAAAQGYVQANYGLFLPLSWPSEYEWTLLGGILIAALLMGSVPAWRAYRQSLADGLSIRL; this is encoded by the coding sequence ATGTATCTGTTTCGTCTAGCCATGGCCAGCCTGGCTAACCGCCGCTTCACCGCGATCCTCACCGCGTTCGCCATCGCCCTGTCGGTGTGCCTGTTACTGGCGGTGGAGCGCGTGCGTACCGAAGCCAAGGCCAGTTTTGCCAGTACCATCAGTGGCACCGACCTGATCGTCGGCGCCCGCTCAGGCTCGGTGAACCTGTTGCTGTACTCGGTGTTCCGCATCGGTAACGCCACCAACAACATCCGCTGGGACAGCTTCGAACACTTTGCCAACAACCCGAAAGTGAAATGGGCGATCCCGATGTCCCTCGGCGATTCCCATCGCGGCTACCGGGTGATGGGCACCACCGAAGCCTACTTCGAGCATTACCAGTACGGTCGCCAGCAACACCTGGAACTGGCCGATGGCCGCGCCTTCGCCACCGACCCGTTCGAAGTGGTGCTCGGTGCCGAAGTGGCGGATGCGCTGCACTACAAACTCGGCGAGAAACTGGTGCTGGCCCACGGCGTGGCGGCGATCAGCCTGGTCAAGCATGACGACAAGCCGTTCACCGTGGTCGGCATTCTCAAGCGCACCGGCACCCCGGTGGACCGCACGCTGCACATCAGCCTTGGCGGCATGGAAGCGATTCACATCGACTGGCATAACGGCGTGCCGGCCCGGGGCGAGGGGCGCATCACGGCCGATCAGGCGCGCAACATGGACCTCACGCCGCAGGCGATCACCGCGTTCATGCTCGGCCTGAACAACAAGATTTCGACCTTTGCCCTGCAGCGGGAAATCAACGAATTCCGCGGTGAACCGATGCTGGCGATCCTGCCGGGCGTGGCGTTGCAAGAGCTGTGGAGCCTGATGGGCACCGCGGAAAAAGCCTTGTTCGTGGTCTCGCTATTTGTGGTGCTGACCGGGTTGATTGGCATGCTGACGGCCATTCTCACCAGCCTCAACGAACGCCGTCGGGAAATGGCGATCCTGCGCTCGGTGGGCGCACGCCCCTGGCACATCGCGACACTGCTGGTGCTCGAGGCCTTTGCCCTGGCGTTGTCGGGCGTGATCGCTGGCGTGGCATTGCTGTATGTGTGCATCGCGGCGGCCCAGGGTTATGTGCAAGCCAACTACGGCCTGTTCCTGCCGCTGTCCTGGCCGAGCGAGTATGAATGGACGCTGCTCGGTGGCATCCTGATCGCCGCGCTGCTGATGGGCAGTGTGCCGGCCTGGCGCGCCTATCGCCAATCCCTGGCCGATGGCCTGTCGATCCGTTTATGA
- a CDS encoding DUF3299 domain-containing protein: MPRAVIALLMLVALPLWAAQPKDLTWSEMIPPDAPKEVPNMTPLHDLSQMSSTLSAESAPAAKQDMPNAPVVKALDGQNIRLPGYIVPLEVSEEGRTTEFLLVPYFGACIHVPPPPSNQIVHVKSEVGVKLDELYQPYWIEGALQVKATTSELADAGYQMEADKIYLYELPE; this comes from the coding sequence ATGCCCCGCGCTGTAATTGCGCTGTTGATGCTGGTCGCCCTGCCCCTGTGGGCAGCCCAGCCAAAAGACCTGACCTGGTCGGAGATGATCCCGCCCGACGCGCCGAAAGAAGTGCCGAACATGACGCCGCTGCACGATCTGTCGCAGATGAGCAGCACGCTCTCGGCAGAGTCGGCGCCAGCCGCCAAACAGGACATGCCCAACGCACCGGTGGTCAAGGCCCTCGATGGCCAGAACATTCGCTTGCCAGGTTACATCGTGCCGCTGGAAGTCAGCGAGGAAGGACGCACCACGGAGTTCCTGCTGGTGCCGTATTTCGGCGCCTGCATCCATGTGCCACCACCGCCGTCGAACCAGATCGTGCACGTCAAAAGCGAAGTCGGCGTGAAGCTCGACGAGCTGTATCAGCCGTACTGGATCGAGGGCGCGTTGCAGGTCAAGGCGACCACCAGCGAGCTGGCGGATGCCGGGTATCAGATGGAGGCGGACAAGATTTACCTGTATGAATTGCCGGAGTGA
- a CDS encoding OmpW/AlkL family protein — translation MNKSMLSASLVALALAAPLAHAHEAGDIILRAGAITVNPKADSSSVKVDQGPLAGADLGGKATMSSDTQLGLNFAYMLTNNWGIELLAATPFEHDVKLKGTALSAANGKLGTLKHLPPTLSVVYYPLDAKSAFQPYVGAGINYTWIYDEHVGSEAQSAGFSNFKAKNSWGMAWQVGADYMLTEHVMLNAQVRYIDIDTRATVENNSIAPGTRAKVNVDVDPFIYMVGLGYKF, via the coding sequence ATGAACAAGTCCATGCTCAGCGCTTCGCTGGTTGCCCTCGCGCTCGCAGCCCCGCTCGCCCACGCCCACGAGGCCGGTGACATCATCCTTCGTGCGGGCGCCATCACCGTTAACCCGAAAGCCGACAGCTCCAGCGTCAAGGTCGATCAAGGCCCGCTCGCAGGTGCCGACTTGGGCGGCAAGGCGACCATGAGCAGCGACACCCAACTGGGTCTGAACTTCGCCTACATGCTCACCAACAATTGGGGGATCGAATTGCTGGCGGCCACGCCGTTCGAGCATGACGTGAAACTCAAAGGCACCGCCCTGAGCGCTGCCAACGGCAAACTCGGCACGCTCAAGCACCTGCCGCCAACCCTGAGCGTGGTGTATTACCCGCTGGACGCGAAGTCGGCGTTTCAGCCGTACGTCGGTGCCGGTATCAACTACACCTGGATCTACGACGAACACGTTGGCAGCGAAGCCCAGTCCGCCGGTTTCAGCAACTTCAAGGCGAAGAACTCCTGGGGCATGGCCTGGCAGGTCGGTGCCGACTACATGCTGACCGAACATGTCATGCTCAACGCCCAGGTGCGCTACATCGACATCGATACCCGCGCCACCGTCGAGAACAACTCGATTGCACCGGGCACCCGCGCCAAGGTCAACGTGGATGTGGATCCGTTCATCTACATGGTTGGTCTGGGCTACAAGTTCTAA
- a CDS encoding NAD-dependent epimerase/dehydratase family protein, protein MADGPVLITGGAGFIGSHLTDALLAKGHAVRILDDLSTGKRSNLPLGNPGVELIVGDVADAALVAQAMAGCSAVAHLAAVASVQASVDDPVRTHQSNFIGTLNVCEAMRQAGVKRVLFASSAAVYGNNGEGESIDEETPKAPLTPYAADKLASEHYFDFYRRQHGLEPVIFRFFNIFGPRQDPSSPYSGVISIFSERAQKGLPITVFGDGEQTRDFVYVEDLVDLLVQAIEKPRVEDGAVNVGWNQATTLKQMLEALETVVGELPPVSYGPARSGDIRHSRANNRRLLERFTTAEQTPMRIGLARLLGR, encoded by the coding sequence ATGGCTGACGGTCCCGTTTTGATCACCGGTGGTGCCGGTTTCATTGGTTCGCACCTGACTGATGCCCTGCTTGCCAAGGGGCATGCGGTACGGATCCTCGATGACCTGTCCACCGGCAAGCGCAGCAATCTGCCGCTGGGCAATCCCGGGGTCGAACTGATCGTCGGCGACGTGGCCGATGCGGCCTTGGTTGCCCAGGCGATGGCTGGTTGCAGCGCGGTGGCGCACCTGGCCGCCGTGGCATCGGTGCAGGCCTCGGTGGACGATCCGGTGCGCACGCACCAGAGCAACTTCATCGGCACGCTGAACGTCTGCGAAGCCATGCGTCAGGCCGGGGTCAAGCGCGTGCTGTTCGCCTCCAGCGCGGCGGTGTATGGCAACAATGGCGAGGGCGAGTCGATCGACGAAGAAACGCCCAAGGCACCACTGACGCCCTATGCGGCGGACAAACTCGCCAGCGAGCATTACTTCGATTTCTACCGCCGCCAGCATGGGCTGGAGCCAGTGATTTTCCGCTTCTTCAACATCTTCGGTCCGCGCCAGGATCCGTCCTCGCCGTACTCCGGGGTGATCAGCATTTTCAGCGAACGCGCGCAGAAAGGCCTGCCGATCACCGTGTTCGGTGATGGCGAGCAGACCCGGGATTTCGTCTACGTCGAAGACCTGGTCGACTTGCTGGTGCAGGCCATCGAGAAGCCCCGGGTCGAAGACGGTGCGGTCAACGTGGGCTGGAACCAGGCGACGACCCTCAAGCAAATGCTCGAAGCGCTCGAAACCGTGGTCGGTGAACTGCCGCCGGTGAGCTACGGCCCGGCGCGCTCCGGTGACATCCGTCACTCCCGGGCGAACAACCGGCGTCTGCTGGAGCGCTTCACTACCGCGGAGCAGACTCCGATGCGTATAGGGTTGGCGCGGTTGCTGGGACGATAG